From a single Apium graveolens cultivar Ventura chromosome 2, ASM990537v1, whole genome shotgun sequence genomic region:
- the LOC141689363 gene encoding uncharacterized protein LOC141689363, with amino-acid sequence MVQVSIPKSLWGDCVLTCLGVYVIADVTSPHDKFNQRGLKCNFLGYPLEKKDYRVIHLDTKKCYISRDVIFIENVFPFQSLGTPAENVFPASSGCYSDSPLSFDTFSFPVDSSIDVVDHVIVDNSSEVFSEPTLCPSVVPLVRPSRTKVLPPKFKDYTGLPDFISKQFMANISVVPIPYTYKYKVIHKLWDDAMVAEISALEDNNTWDIVPRPPDKNLVHCKWLFKVKYTAEGTVDKYKARLVTKGFT; translated from the exons ATGGTTCAAGTGTCTATCCCTAAATCTCTTTGGGGTGACTGTGTCTTAACT TGTTTGGGTGTTTATGTTATTGCTGATGTGACTAGTCCTCATGACAAATTCAATCAAAGGGGTCTTAAATGCAATTTTTTGGGTTACCCATTAGAAAAGAAGGATTACAGGGTAATACACTTAGACACTAAGAAATGTTATATTTCTCGAGATGTTATATTTATTGAGAATGTTTTTCCCTTCCAATCTCTTGGCACTCCTGCGGAGAATGTTTTTCCTGCCTCTTCTGGTTGTTATTCAGATTCTCCTCTTTCTTTTGATACATTCTCTTTCCCTGTCGACTCATCTATTGATGTTGTTGACCATGTTATTGTTGACAATAGTTCAGAGGTTTTTTCTGAGCCTACACTCTGCCCCTCTGTAGTTCCTTTAGTCAGACCATCAAGGACCAAAGTTCTCCCTCCAAAATTTAAAGATTATACAGGTTTACCAGACTTTATATCTAAACAG TTTATGGCAAATATAAGTGTTGTTCCAATCCCTTACACCTACAAATATAAAGTCATTCATAAATTATGGGATGATGCCATGGTAGCTGAAATCAGTGCTCTTGAAGATAATAACACATGGGATATCGTTCCTCGACCCCCTGATAAAAATCTAGTTCACTGTAAATGGCTCTTCAAAGTCAAATACACTGCTGAAGGCACTGTGGATAAATACAAGGCTCGGCTTGTGACAAAGGGGTTTACATAA